From Triticum urartu cultivar G1812 chromosome 2, Tu2.1, whole genome shotgun sequence, a single genomic window includes:
- the LOC125537286 gene encoding uncharacterized protein LOC125537286 — MEELQDNKDNRLRGNSFVYDVLTKSEIIWLLNPNPCEQAATSSSPTNVRFQIRLKVQVTPLILEKIKLLPSTKDGCALLYCCFFHLSGNTRLMADRHALAEERMELPRNKGGTPSPEHDHCND, encoded by the exons ATGGAG GAGCTTCAAGATAACAAGGACAACAGGCTTCGCGGCAACTCATTCGTCTACGATGTCCTCACCAAATCGGAAATTATTTGGCTCCTAAATCCTAATCCATGTGAGCAAGCCGCCACTTCCTCTTCCCCCACCAATGTCCGCTTCCAAATCAGGCTGAAAGTCCAGGTCACTCCCCTAATATTAG AGAAGATAAAGTTATTGCCTAGTACCAAGGACGGGTGTGCACTCCTTTACTGCTGTTTTTTCCATTTGAGTGGCAACACTAG GCTTATGGCTGATCGTCATGCTCTAGCCGAGGAACGAATGGAGTTaccaagaaataaaggaggaacTCCATCACCTGAACATGATCATTGCAACGATTAA